The Arachis duranensis cultivar V14167 chromosome 2, aradu.V14167.gnm2.J7QH, whole genome shotgun sequence genome has a window encoding:
- the LOC107474076 gene encoding putative F-box protein PP2-B12 codes for MELPEGCIANIIARTTPKDACRLCAVSKLFKSAADSDYVWGRFLPSDVVSLVSHSQSHSSLITLSTSNKSLYLALSDSPIVIDQGKMSFQLDKKSGKKCYMLAARALTIVWGDTPRYWQWIPLEESRFSEVARLEHVWWLEIRGVLSTLVLTPNTHYAAYLVFSMEEDRIGFQDCPVELSIGMLGGEASTKNVILDPESDGVRQLPNLRGNPWLEIEFGVFFVSSTEDEQVQMSVVETEAGVLKSGLIIEGIEFRPKEDN; via the exons atggagtTACCGGAGGGATGCATCGCGAACATTATTGCTCGCACCACGCCCAAAGACGCATGCAGGCTCTGCGCCGTTTCCAAGCTCTTCAAATCCGCCGCTGATTCTGACTATGTCTGGGGTCGTTTCCTCCCTTCCGATGTCGTTTCCCTCGTTTCCCACTCTCAATCTCACTCTTCCTTGATCACACTCTCTACTTCCAATAAATCCCTCTATCTCGCCCTCTCCGATAGCCCAATCGTCATCGACCAGGGTAAAATG AGCTTTCAATTGGACAAAAAGAGTGGGAAAAAGTGCTACATGCTAGCTGCTAGAGCTCTGACCATTGTTTGGGGTGACACTCCGCGATACTGGCAATGGATACCCTTGGAAGAGTCCAG GTTCTCAGAAGTTGCTCGACTGGAACATGTGTGGTGGCTTGAGATTCGCGGGGTGTTGAGTACCCTTGTCCTAACCCCAAATACTCACTATGCAGCTTATCTTGTGTTCAGTATGGAGGAAGACAGAATTGGATTTCAAGACTGTCCTGTGGAGTTATCAATAGGCATGCTAGGTGGTGAGGCTAGCACCAAGAATGTGATTCTTGATCCAGAATCAGACGGGGTACGGCAGCTTCCAAATCTAAGAGGTAATCCCTGGCTGGAGATTGAGTTTGGGGTGTTTTTTGTTTCGAGCACAGAAGATGAACAAGTTCAAATGAGTGTTGTGGAAACTGAGGCTGGTGTCCTAAAGAGTGGTCTCATCATTGAAGGAATTGAATTTAGGCCAAAGgaagataattaa